In the Pongo abelii isolate AG06213 chromosome 18, NHGRI_mPonAbe1-v2.0_pri, whole genome shotgun sequence genome, AGAGAACTGGTGTCTGAAAGCATGACGGTGGCCATGGGCATTGACACACAGGCGCCATCTGCCAGTTCACCATCTCGCTAACAGACACCGACCATTCAGGCACTATTTGCTTCTATTAAAATAGTGTctaggcagggcgcggtggctcacgcctgtaatcccaacactttgggaggctgagacaggcggatcacgaggtcaagagaccgagatcatcctggccaacatggtgaaaccgtgtctctactaaaaatacaaaaattagctgggtatggtggcacacgcctgtagtcctcgggaggctgaggcaggagaattgcttgaaccggggaggtggaggttacaatgagctgagatcgcgccactgcactccatcctggtgacagagtgagactccgtctcaaaaaaaaaaaaagtttctagtcttattatttcaacatttcaaaaagtctttttattttttaagatctaAGTGTCTTAATTAGATGTATCCCAGGTACTAGTGTGTATCCCAGGTACTAGTCAATTAATTGTGTCATTCAAATGTGTTACTGTTAGTCTTtcttattatacatttttaaagaggaaaatatcTGCTAATAAATATTCTCAGGATGCCAGGAAGCCTACCACAGGAGTTGATGACATCCCCTGCAAAGACAAAAACGTAACCTCGAGGAAAAAGACACTCCTGAGAGTAAATCTCATCTCCTGGGAAAGACAGCACCACTGTCTTCTATGGATGCAGAAAAGGAGAAGATTTAACACACTAAGCCCTTTAGGTCACTATAATTTAGCCCATTTGCCCTGTTTCTTTGTTCTATTTCTGCATCTCTACCGATGTAtacaaaaaagactgaaataaagaACCAGAGGAAAGGCAGGAGGGAAAGCTGTGGACCCACCTCATCTTGGTTGGTCTTGCCTCTGGAAGAGCAGTGCTGTGGGGCACCTGCTGGTCTTTTTATGCTGCCACTAGCTCACTTCTCCCTCTTCTCCATTTCGTAATTCCTGTGTCTACAAACTTTGGCCCTGGTAAGGTCACTATCTTTTCCAGTAACAAAACTACAAACATTACCCCTGTTAAGAGTTGAGCTCTTGATTCACACTTGATTTTCCCGTGgtgttctcttttgttttttttttgttttttttttttgagacagagtttcactcttgttgcccaggctggagtacaatggcatgatctcagctcaccacaacttccacctccgaggttcaagcaattctcctgcctcagcctcccgagtagctgggattacaggcatatatcaccatgcctggctaatgttttgtatttttagtagagacaaggtttctccatgttgctctggctggtctcaaactcccaccctcaagtgatccgcccgcctcagcctcccaaagtgttgagattacaggtgtgagccgtcaCGCCCAGCCCCCTCATGAGGGCTTTTGATTGTCTTTCTCTCACATCTTGATTTGTATTTTTGATCCTATCTcacttgctttccattccacaagtATTTGTTAAGTGCCTGCTGTATGCCCCATCCTATGCTCACAGCTACGTAAGTACAGATGACTCCTTAGAGGAGGCGGTGCCTGCATGTTGAAGGCGAGTAGGAGGTGCTAATACAGCAAGGGGAAGGGAATTTCAGAATAGGGCCCCCGAGGAAATAAAGCCCAAGAGCTGGAGACAGCCGGGCTTGTCAGAGAGCAATATGGAGTTTGGTGTTGCTGAAGCCCacaggctgaggccaggagatgTTGCTGGGGAGGAAGTCAGAGAAGATGAGTGATCAAGAGAATGCCAGAGCTTTTCTCTTACCATTATTTTACCAGAAGCCACTTACTTAATACAATCAGACAATTCTTTAAGAAAACTGGGGAGTAGCTTGTTCTTCCAAGAAACTTGGTGCTGAAGAGAACTACCAGAGGAAAAGGTATAAGTGACTGTGTTCTGAgaggcattttttttaaagagtttggcTGTTCTTTTCCAGTTTCTGGCTATTACTTCTTTCACAGGTTCTAGAATATAAGTGTGCATCTTATTGGCCTACTAGCACTAACCTGTTGAAGTTTATTGATGAATCTGTAGGGTGCCTGTGAGGAGAGCTTCCCAGAGATGGCCAGACCCTGGCGAGAGAGACATCAGTGTCGTTTTACACCCTGCAAAGGAGGGGCCGTATTTTGGCATGAGAAGAAGGCGCATTGGTGATTGGTGGTATTGAAGGCTTACAGCAAGAAAAAGTTCCGTTAGAAGAGCTTCTGTTTATCAGAGCTCCAGAACCTTTCTTCTGGGAGACCCTTAATAGCATGACCTGCCATCAGGAGAGGAGGCTCAGACAGCTTGCATTTGATTCCTGGTGAAGGGTGGGTTTGTTCCCAGTAGGAAAAGCAGCTTCTACTGATGCAAGGACTCTACCTCCCCACTCTTTACAGAGTCCCAGAAGCTTATTGCTGATAGGGACATTAGCCATCGCCTGGCTCAAGTCCTTTATGGAAGAAACCAGGAACTGATGGCCAGGAAACCTAAATTACTTAGCAAATTTATCGGCCATTCTGTGATTTGGACTCAGCAAGTCCAGAGATCCTGCCTTTACAtcattgtcttttgttttctggagTGCTGGTAGGTTAGATCCCAAACTCTGAAGTACTGTCTATGTTAAAACACTTTTTCCCCATCCCATTTTGAGCTAGCCTCTTCCTCATCAGGCAGATGCCTTTTCTCCTAATTCACTTTGAGGAGGCAACAGCATTCAGTGAAACGACCTCTGAGTTTGTATCAAACAGACCTGGTTCAAAGTTCAGCTTCACTGTTTCATAGCTATGTAACCTTAAGCAACTCACTTACCatctctgagtctgtttccttgtctgtaaaacaaGGACAACAGTTACCTTTCTGGGACCTAGCATTCAATAGGCACTCAATCAGTGAGCATGATTCCCTAAGGTGGAAGAGTTTGTATCACCTTCGGGATTTCCAGTGGGTTTGAGGTGTTTTCTGCCATACTCCCAGTAGACTCTATACCTTCTGACTACCCTGGACCATAAAAGAGCAAATAAAAAAGACTCAAGACCGAACACAACACAGAAATGAGTCAAAAGAAAGCTCTTTATTGATTGACTCAGCAATGCAGGGCTGGCACCCATCAGCTTCAAACCACATCTTATCCcgtccactcctgtccattcctgtccactttgCCCTCTTCCAGGCTGAAATCTTGCTTTCAGGCAAGGGCTTCTGGCCAGCCTTGCATTAGTTCTTGGCTATGGTCTTCTGAACCCAGTCCTGGATGGAAGTCACTTTCACGTATACACCATACTCAGCCACAGCACAGCTCTTATCAAAGCTTAGGATCCCAGCCGCGTACCAGGTGTCCTCCTCCAGGTCGTGAACGGCAAAGGCACTGCCCGCATCACCATAGCAGGTGTCTTCCTGGTACTTAGACATGCCGGCACAGAAGGTGTGTTCATTCAGTATGGGCTGCACCCCTACAGGGCTCTTTGGTGTCTTCTTTTCGGGGACTGTGCTGCCTTCATAATGCCTTACGCATTGGTCTTGGTCAGCCACAGGCAGCATGACATACTTCAGATGGTCAGTAAATTTAAAATTGGCATTTCGCCCCCAGCCAGAAACATAACCCACACGCCCTACTTCTGCATAATCCTTTGAAGGTAGGCAGATGGGCATCACTCTCTCATTAACAGGCACTTTCTGTTTGAGTTTGATGAGCCCAATATCTACCTGGGAGTAGTTAGGGTGTAGAACCACCTTCTCAATCTCTACAAGCTGCTTTTTCCCCACATAGAGTGTTAAAGTAGGGGCAATGTCT is a window encoding:
- the HP gene encoding haptoglobin precursor (The RefSeq protein has 2 substitutions compared to this genomic sequence), which produces MSALGAVIALLLWGQLFAVDSGNDVMDISDDGCPKPPQIAHGYVEHSVRYQCKNYYRLRTEGDGVYTLNSEKQWINKAVGDKLPECEAVCGKPKNPANPVQRILGGHLDAKGSFPWQAKMVSRHNLTTGATLINEQWLLTTAKNLFLNHSENATAKDIAPTLTLYVGKKQLVEIEKVVLHPNYSQVDIGLIKLKQKVPVNERVMPICLPSKDYAEVGRVGYVSGWGRNANFKFTEHLKYVMLPVADQDQCVRHYEGSTVPEKKTPKSPVGVQPILNEHTFCAGMSKYQEDTCYGDAGSAFAVHDLEEDTWYAAGILSFDKSCAVAEYGVYVKVTSIQDWVQKTIAKN